A single window of Drosophila suzukii chromosome 3, CBGP_Dsuzu_IsoJpt1.0, whole genome shotgun sequence DNA harbors:
- the LOC118877764 gene encoding uncharacterized protein isoform X2 has product MERVLQEIDCSMLSYEWPKWKRSFIMYMMASGKDLEPEAQKIATFLWLAGSKVTEIYSTLFPNDGTAHGMVGTMVTSSDPSTSAAVVSRTLEDVLKAFDDYSIPFRNITMESYKFNNIVQTEGQPFIEFETQLRKQLQLCDYKCDCGRTYEERMLLDRFIIGIQDKKLQLKLLELKNKKLEEIITECKAFEAAAKNNDLLRNPHYEKSVDVVVRRCYNCGAIFNPNHLSECRAKGMACYYCGKIGHFSKYCKQQKKRVDNNNYNSSNRRVDNNNISNKRVDNNNYKSKQIDVDRKQTAGAVINWIESVILEQASAG; this is encoded by the exons ATGGAGCGAGTTCTACAAGAAATCGACTGCTCAATGCTGTCATATGAGTGGCCAAAATGGAAGAGGTCGTTTATCATGTACATGATGGCGTCAGGCAAAGACTTAGAACCAGAAGCCCAAAAGATTGCCACATTCCTATGGTTGGCTGGATCAAAGGTCACGGAAATATACAGTACATTGTTTCCCAACGATGGAACCGCACATGGCATGGTCGGCACCATGGTGACGTCTTCAGACCCGTCTACCTCTGCCGCGGTCGTCAGCCGTACACTGGAGGACGTACTAAAGGCATTCGATGACTACAGCATCCCGTTCCGAAACATCACAATGGAATCCTACAAATTCAACAACATTGTTCAAACTGAGGGACAGCCTTTCATAGAGTTTGAGACGCAACTCCGCAAGCAGCTACAGTTATGTGACTACAAATGTGACTGTGGCCGAACATACGAAGAACGTATGTTGCTAGACCGCTTCATAATTGGCATTCAAGATAAAAAGCTGCAGCTTAAACTCCttgaattaaaaaacaagaaactCGAGGAGATCATCACTGAGTGCAAAGCCTTTGAAGCGGCCGCAAAAAACAATGACCTTCTACGGAATCCCCATTATGAAAAGTCCGTTGACGTAGTTGTCCGTCGCTGCTATAATTGCGGAGCAATTTTCAACCCGAATCATCTTTCCGAGTGCCGTGCAAAGGGAATGGCATGTTACTATTGCGGAAAAATTGGACATTTTTCCAAGTACTGCAAGCAGCAGAAGAAACGAGTGGataacaacaactacaacagcagcaatAGACGAGTGGAtaacaacaacatcagcaacaAACGAGTGGataacaacaactacaaaaGCAAGCAGATAGATGTGGATCGCAAGCAAACAGCCGGAGCAGTTATTAATTGGATAGAATCAG TAATTTTAGAACAAGCGAGTGCGGGCTAA
- the LOC118877764 gene encoding uncharacterized protein isoform X4, with product MERVLQEIDCSMLSYEWPKWKRSFIMYMMASGKDLEPEAQKIATFLWLAGSKVTEIYSTLFPNDGTAHGMVGTMVTSSDPSTSAAVVSRTLEDVLKAFDDYSIPFRNITMESYKFNNIVQTEGQPFIEFETQLRKQLQLCDYKCDCGRTYEERMLLDRFIIGIQDKKLQLKLLELKNKKLEEIITECKAFEAAAKNNDLLRNPHYEKSVDVVVRRCYNCGAIFNPNHLSECRAKGMACYYCGKIGHFSKYCKQQKKRVDNNNYNSSNRRVDNNNISNKRVDNNNYKSKQIDVDRKQTAGAVINWIESEQASAG from the exons ATGGAGCGAGTTCTACAAGAAATCGACTGCTCAATGCTGTCATATGAGTGGCCAAAATGGAAGAGGTCGTTTATCATGTACATGATGGCGTCAGGCAAAGACTTAGAACCAGAAGCCCAAAAGATTGCCACATTCCTATGGTTGGCTGGATCAAAGGTCACGGAAATATACAGTACATTGTTTCCCAACGATGGAACCGCACATGGCATGGTCGGCACCATGGTGACGTCTTCAGACCCGTCTACCTCTGCCGCGGTCGTCAGCCGTACACTGGAGGACGTACTAAAGGCATTCGATGACTACAGCATCCCGTTCCGAAACATCACAATGGAATCCTACAAATTCAACAACATTGTTCAAACTGAGGGACAGCCTTTCATAGAGTTTGAGACGCAACTCCGCAAGCAGCTACAGTTATGTGACTACAAATGTGACTGTGGCCGAACATACGAAGAACGTATGTTGCTAGACCGCTTCATAATTGGCATTCAAGATAAAAAGCTGCAGCTTAAACTCCttgaattaaaaaacaagaaactCGAGGAGATCATCACTGAGTGCAAAGCCTTTGAAGCGGCCGCAAAAAACAATGACCTTCTACGGAATCCCCATTATGAAAAGTCCGTTGACGTAGTTGTCCGTCGCTGCTATAATTGCGGAGCAATTTTCAACCCGAATCATCTTTCCGAGTGCCGTGCAAAGGGAATGGCATGTTACTATTGCGGAAAAATTGGACATTTTTCCAAGTACTGCAAGCAGCAGAAGAAACGAGTGGataacaacaactacaacagcagcaatAGACGAGTGGAtaacaacaacatcagcaacaAACGAGTGGataacaacaactacaaaaGCAAGCAGATAGATGTGGATCGCAAGCAAACAGCCGGAGCAGTTATTAATTGGATAGAATCAG AACAAGCGAGTGCGGGCTAA
- the LOC118877764 gene encoding uncharacterized protein isoform X1 → MERVLQEIDCSMLSYEWPKWKRSFIMYMMASGKDLEPEAQKIATFLWLAGSKVTEIYSTLFPNDGTAHGMVGTMVTSSDPSTSAAVVSRTLEDVLKAFDDYSIPFRNITMESYKFNNIVQTEGQPFIEFETQLRKQLQLCDYKCDCGRTYEERMLLDRFIIGIQDKKLQLKLLELKNKKLEEIITECKAFEAAAKNNDLLRNPHYEKSVDVVVRRCYNCGAIFNPNHLSECRAKGMACYYCGKIGHFSKYCKQQKKRVDNNNYNSSNRRVDNNNISNKRVDNNNYKSKQIDVDRKQTAGAVINWIESVGARLLSTALWILKWSD, encoded by the coding sequence ATGGAGCGAGTTCTACAAGAAATCGACTGCTCAATGCTGTCATATGAGTGGCCAAAATGGAAGAGGTCGTTTATCATGTACATGATGGCGTCAGGCAAAGACTTAGAACCAGAAGCCCAAAAGATTGCCACATTCCTATGGTTGGCTGGATCAAAGGTCACGGAAATATACAGTACATTGTTTCCCAACGATGGAACCGCACATGGCATGGTCGGCACCATGGTGACGTCTTCAGACCCGTCTACCTCTGCCGCGGTCGTCAGCCGTACACTGGAGGACGTACTAAAGGCATTCGATGACTACAGCATCCCGTTCCGAAACATCACAATGGAATCCTACAAATTCAACAACATTGTTCAAACTGAGGGACAGCCTTTCATAGAGTTTGAGACGCAACTCCGCAAGCAGCTACAGTTATGTGACTACAAATGTGACTGTGGCCGAACATACGAAGAACGTATGTTGCTAGACCGCTTCATAATTGGCATTCAAGATAAAAAGCTGCAGCTTAAACTCCttgaattaaaaaacaagaaactCGAGGAGATCATCACTGAGTGCAAAGCCTTTGAAGCGGCCGCAAAAAACAATGACCTTCTACGGAATCCCCATTATGAAAAGTCCGTTGACGTAGTTGTCCGTCGCTGCTATAATTGCGGAGCAATTTTCAACCCGAATCATCTTTCCGAGTGCCGTGCAAAGGGAATGGCATGTTACTATTGCGGAAAAATTGGACATTTTTCCAAGTACTGCAAGCAGCAGAAGAAACGAGTGGataacaacaactacaacagcagcaatAGACGAGTGGAtaacaacaacatcagcaacaAACGAGTGGataacaacaactacaaaaGCAAGCAGATAGATGTGGATCGCAAGCAAACAGCCGGAGCAGTTATTAATTGGATAGAATCAG
- the LOC118877764 gene encoding uncharacterized protein isoform X3 produces MERVLQEIDCSMLSYEWPKWKRSFIMYMMASGKDLEPEAQKIATFLWLAGSKVTEIYSTLFPNDGTAHGMVGTMVTSSDPSTSAAVVSRTLEDVLKAFDDYSIPFRNITMESYKFNNIVQTEGQPFIEFETQLRKQLQLCDYKCDCGRTYEERMLLDRFIIGIQDKKLQLKLLELKNKKLEEIITECKAFEAAAKNNDLLRNPHYEKSVDVVVRRCYNCGAIFNPNHLSECRAKGMACYYCGKIGHFSKYCKQQKKRVDNNNYNSSNRRVDNNNISNKRVDNNNYKSKQIDVDRKQTAGAVINWIESGKKQASAG; encoded by the exons ATGGAGCGAGTTCTACAAGAAATCGACTGCTCAATGCTGTCATATGAGTGGCCAAAATGGAAGAGGTCGTTTATCATGTACATGATGGCGTCAGGCAAAGACTTAGAACCAGAAGCCCAAAAGATTGCCACATTCCTATGGTTGGCTGGATCAAAGGTCACGGAAATATACAGTACATTGTTTCCCAACGATGGAACCGCACATGGCATGGTCGGCACCATGGTGACGTCTTCAGACCCGTCTACCTCTGCCGCGGTCGTCAGCCGTACACTGGAGGACGTACTAAAGGCATTCGATGACTACAGCATCCCGTTCCGAAACATCACAATGGAATCCTACAAATTCAACAACATTGTTCAAACTGAGGGACAGCCTTTCATAGAGTTTGAGACGCAACTCCGCAAGCAGCTACAGTTATGTGACTACAAATGTGACTGTGGCCGAACATACGAAGAACGTATGTTGCTAGACCGCTTCATAATTGGCATTCAAGATAAAAAGCTGCAGCTTAAACTCCttgaattaaaaaacaagaaactCGAGGAGATCATCACTGAGTGCAAAGCCTTTGAAGCGGCCGCAAAAAACAATGACCTTCTACGGAATCCCCATTATGAAAAGTCCGTTGACGTAGTTGTCCGTCGCTGCTATAATTGCGGAGCAATTTTCAACCCGAATCATCTTTCCGAGTGCCGTGCAAAGGGAATGGCATGTTACTATTGCGGAAAAATTGGACATTTTTCCAAGTACTGCAAGCAGCAGAAGAAACGAGTGGataacaacaactacaacagcagcaatAGACGAGTGGAtaacaacaacatcagcaacaAACGAGTGGataacaacaactacaaaaGCAAGCAGATAGATGTGGATCGCAAGCAAACAGCCGGAGCAGTTATTAATTGGATAGAATCAGGTAAAA AACAAGCGAGTGCGGGCTAA